The following are encoded in a window of Mycobacterium decipiens genomic DNA:
- a CDS encoding cytochrome P450, translating to MATLTAERHSMGPAKRLSTWTMTREALTVGFDAGDNFLGRLRGSDITRFRCAGRRFISISHPDYVDHVLHEARLKYVKSDEYGPIRAAAGLNLLTDEGDSWASHRGALNPTFARRHLNGLVDLMIDPIADVTAALPSGSMQFDMHQTMVEATLRVVANALFSQDFGPLVGSMNDLATRGLRRAEKLERLGLWGLMPQPIYDALVRCIYSGVRLPPPLREMQEITLALDRAVNSVIDRRLSQPTDSADLLNVLLNADGGTWPRQRVRDEALTFMLAGHETTANAMSWFWYLMALHPEARDRMLTEVDDLLGARRPIADDLGNLPWTTACLQESQRHFSSVWIIARRAVDDDVIGGHHIRRGTTVIIPIHHIHNDPRWWPDPERFDPSRFLRSARDRPRSAYLPFGGGRRICIGQSFALMEMVLIAAIMSQRFTFDLAPDRPVELEATLTLRPKHGIHLIGTRRSCPTTTH from the coding sequence ATGGCCACCCTGACCGCCGAGCGGCACTCGATGGGACCCGCCAAACGGCTGAGCACCTGGACGATGACCCGGGAAGCGCTCACCGTCGGATTCGACGCCGGCGACAACTTCCTGGGTCGGCTACGCGGCAGCGACATCACCCGATTCCGTTGTGCTGGTAGACGTTTCATCTCCATCAGTCACCCCGACTACGTCGACCACGTGCTACACGAGGCACGGCTGAAATACGTCAAGTCCGACGAATACGGACCGATCCGGGCCGCGGCCGGCCTCAACCTGCTTACCGACGAAGGCGATTCGTGGGCCAGCCACCGCGGCGCGCTGAATCCTACCTTCGCCCGGCGCCACCTCAACGGGCTCGTCGACCTGATGATCGACCCGATCGCAGACGTCACCGCCGCGCTCCCGTCTGGCAGCATGCAATTCGACATGCACCAGACGATGGTCGAAGCGACCTTGCGCGTGGTCGCCAATGCCCTGTTCAGCCAGGACTTCGGGCCGTTGGTCGGCAGCATGAACGATCTCGCGACCCGCGGACTGCGGCGGGCGGAAAAGCTGGAGCGACTCGGGCTGTGGGGTCTCATGCCGCAACCGATCTACGACGCGCTGGTCCGGTGCATCTACTCGGGTGTACGGCTGCCGCCGCCGTTGCGGGAAATGCAAGAGATCACGCTGGCGCTGGATCGCGCCGTCAACTCTGTGATCGATCGGCGCCTGTCGCAGCCGACCGACTCCGCGGACCTGCTCAACGTATTGCTGAATGCAGACGGCGGAACCTGGCCGCGGCAGCGGGTGCGCGACGAGGCGCTGACGTTCATGCTCGCCGGTCACGAAACCACCGCGAACGCCATGTCCTGGTTCTGGTATCTGATGGCGCTGCACCCCGAAGCCCGCGACCGCATGCTCACCGAGGTGGACGACCTCCTGGGAGCGCGCCGCCCGATCGCCGACGACCTGGGCAACCTGCCGTGGACCACCGCGTGCCTGCAAGAGTCGCAGCGCCACTTCTCGTCGGTCTGGATCATCGCGCGCCGGGCCGTCGACGACGATGTCATCGGCGGACACCACATTCGCCGGGGCACCACCGTTATCATCCCGATCCACCACATTCACAACGACCCGCGCTGGTGGCCCGATCCGGAAAGGTTCGATCCCAGCCGGTTTTTGCGATCCGCCAGGGACCGTCCCCGCTCGGCATATCTGCCGTTCGGCGGCGGTCGACGAATCTGCATCGGGCAGAGCTTCGCTCTGATGGAGATGGTACTGATAGCGGCAATCATGAGTCAGCGCTTCACTTTTGACCTCGCACCTGATCGACCTGTCGAACTCGAGGCAACGCTGACACTGCGACCCAAGCACGGAATTCACCTCATCGGAACCAGGCGCTCATGCCCGACTACCACGCACTGA
- a CDS encoding AraC family transcriptional regulator: MAHFPPAAEVGHPVYATRVLCEVAAERGVPTRDVLAGTAIEPADLDDPDTVVSGLDEITAVRRLLTRLPDDAGVGIDVGSRFTLTHFGLFGFAVMSCGTLRELFGITMRYFALTMLHIDVTLFETADDCLFELDAGHLPADVQRFFIERDVAGIITTTMSFIRPVAEKYADQMSAEVAIDEELLRPLLWLMPVHDIAFGRAHNRLHFPRAMLDEPLPQADRHTLEMCIAQCDVLMQHNEQRRGITALVRTKLFRDSGRFPTLPEVAAELDIHPRTLRRRLAEEGTSFRALLNEVRSAVAVDLLRSVGLTVEEVSRRLGYTEVSTFSHAFKRWYGVAPSAYSGQG; encoded by the coding sequence ATGGCACATTTTCCGCCTGCTGCCGAGGTAGGGCACCCGGTGTATGCGACCCGGGTGTTGTGTGAGGTGGCCGCCGAGCGCGGGGTGCCGACCCGCGATGTGCTGGCGGGCACCGCGATCGAGCCGGCGGATCTCGACGATCCGGACACCGTGGTCAGCGGGCTCGACGAGATCACCGCGGTGCGACGGCTGCTGACCCGGTTGCCGGATGACGCGGGCGTCGGTATCGACGTGGGCAGCCGATTCACGCTCACCCATTTTGGTTTGTTCGGCTTCGCGGTGATGTCGTGTGGCACGCTTCGCGAACTGTTCGGGATAACGATGCGCTACTTCGCGCTGACCATGCTGCACATCGATGTCACATTGTTTGAAACCGCCGACGATTGCCTGTTCGAATTGGACGCGGGGCACTTGCCTGCGGACGTGCAGAGGTTCTTCATCGAGCGCGATGTCGCTGGAATCATCACGACGACAATGAGTTTCATCCGTCCTGTAGCTGAGAAGTACGCCGACCAGATGTCGGCGGAGGTGGCGATCGACGAGGAACTGCTGCGCCCCCTGCTCTGGCTCATGCCGGTACACGACATCGCCTTCGGCCGGGCGCACAACAGGCTGCACTTCCCGCGCGCCATGCTCGACGAGCCGTTGCCGCAGGCCGATCGTCACACGCTGGAAATGTGTATCGCACAGTGTGACGTGCTGATGCAGCACAACGAGCAACGCCGGGGGATTACTGCGCTGGTGCGCACCAAACTGTTTCGTGATTCGGGGCGGTTCCCCACACTTCCCGAAGTTGCGGCCGAGCTCGACATCCATCCGCGAACGCTGCGGCGGCGACTTGCTGAGGAAGGCACGTCATTTCGGGCGCTGCTCAATGAGGTGCGGTCTGCCGTGGCCGTCGACTTGCTGCGTAGCGTGGGGCTGACGGTGGAGGAGGTGTCCAGGCGGCTGGGCTACACCGAGGTTTCGACGTTTTCGCACGCGTTCAAACGCTGGTACGGCGTGGCGCCCAGCGCGTATTCGGGCCAGGGTTAG
- a CDS encoding LacI family DNA-binding transcriptional regulator, with protein sequence MRKPTLKDVAEAAGVHSATASRALNPSTRSLVSAETARRVLRAAESLGYRANPIARSLRTSRTRTVGLLVPDLAIPLFPPIVRAAEDVLAQHGYDTFVASTDDDATREQRLVDSLVARQVDGLIIATGRRDHALVEPLRDEGIKIVWINRRANSPDIAAVIPDDPSGMTQAVEHLVGLGHTRIAHLAGPFSTSTGVMRSAAFRHAAGDAGVADDPALIVECAGWFEADGATALRELLDRGVEFTAVITANDLIALGCYDVFAEAGIDCPEQISLVGYNDIPFLDKLRPPMTSVRIPQAAVGAEAARLLLDCIEEPSRMPGTVLMPVTLMVRGSTASPPRRPLRAASNPTPSFSPTS encoded by the coding sequence GTGCGCAAGCCCACGCTAAAGGACGTGGCGGAGGCGGCGGGTGTCCACTCCGCAACCGCGTCGCGCGCGCTTAACCCATCCACGCGGTCGTTGGTCAGCGCCGAGACGGCGCGTCGTGTGTTGCGGGCGGCCGAGTCGCTTGGCTACCGAGCCAATCCGATCGCTCGCAGCCTCAGGACGTCACGGACTCGTACTGTCGGTTTGTTGGTCCCTGACCTCGCCATTCCGCTGTTCCCGCCGATTGTGCGTGCTGCCGAGGATGTGCTCGCCCAGCACGGCTACGACACCTTCGTCGCCAGCACCGACGACGATGCCACACGAGAACAGCGCCTGGTTGATTCGCTGGTGGCACGACAGGTGGACGGCCTGATAATTGCCACCGGGCGCAGGGATCATGCGCTGGTGGAGCCACTTCGGGACGAGGGAATCAAGATCGTCTGGATCAATCGGCGAGCCAACAGTCCCGACATCGCTGCGGTTATTCCGGACGATCCATCGGGAATGACCCAGGCCGTCGAACACCTCGTCGGGCTGGGTCACACCAGGATTGCCCACCTGGCGGGTCCGTTCAGCACATCGACGGGGGTAATGCGATCGGCGGCATTTCGGCACGCCGCGGGCGACGCTGGGGTCGCCGACGATCCGGCGCTGATCGTCGAATGTGCGGGCTGGTTTGAGGCGGACGGCGCGACTGCGCTGCGTGAGCTGTTGGATCGCGGTGTGGAGTTCACCGCGGTTATCACTGCCAATGATTTGATCGCCCTGGGCTGCTACGACGTGTTCGCTGAAGCCGGTATCGACTGCCCGGAGCAGATCAGCCTCGTCGGGTACAACGACATCCCATTCTTGGACAAGTTGCGTCCGCCGATGACGTCGGTGCGGATTCCGCAGGCGGCGGTTGGCGCCGAGGCGGCTCGCCTACTGCTTGATTGCATCGAGGAGCCGTCGCGAATGCCGGGTACGGTGTTGATGCCCGTGACTCTCATGGTCCGCGGTTCCACAGCATCGCCCCCGCGGCGGCCACTGAGGGCAGCCTCCAACCCCACACCGTCTTTCTCGCCCACGTCATGA
- a CDS encoding PE domain-containing protein — translation MSDVACGTRKFGAASAGPAYAAAIPAIMPPAADPVSAQNAAVLSVLHSEHAAVVGEATGELGRSGVGVGESDVSCAVGDGAAAASNAASGGLF, via the coding sequence GTGAGTGACGTTGCATGTGGGACTCGAAAGTTTGGTGCGGCCAGCGCGGGGCCGGCGTACGCTGCGGCGATACCGGCGATAATGCCCCCGGCTGCTGATCCGGTGTCGGCCCAGAACGCTGCCGTTCTAAGCGTACTGCACAGTGAGCATGCTGCGGTGGTCGGTGAAGCGACCGGAGAGCTTGGGCGTTCCGGAGTCGGGGTCGGTGAGTCCGATGTCAGTTGTGCCGTCGGTGATGGTGCCGCGGCGGCGTCAAACGCAGCCTCGGGCGGTTTGTTTTGA
- a CDS encoding LacI family DNA-binding transcriptional regulator, whose product MASPPEVHSLLTGALENVETARRVLRAAESLGCRANPIARSLRTSRTRTVGLLVPDLAIPLFPPIVRAAEDVLVQHGYDTFVASTGDDAAREQRLVDSLVARQVDGLIVATGRRDHALVEPLRDEGIKIVWINRRADSPDIAAVIPDDPSGMTQAVEHLVGLGHTRIAHLAGPFSTPMGVMRSAAFRHAAGDAGVADDPALTVECAGWSEADGATALRELLDRGVEFTAVIAANDLIALGCYDVFAEAGIDCPEQISLVGYNDIPFLDKLRPPMTSVRIPQAAVGAEAARLLLDCIEEPSRMPGTVLMPVTLMVRGSTASLPRRPLRAASNPTPSFSPTS is encoded by the coding sequence ATGGCCTCGCCGCCGGAGGTGCATTCGCTGCTCACGGGCGCGTTGGAAAACGTCGAGACGGCGCGTCGTGTGTTGCGGGCGGCCGAGTCGCTTGGCTGCCGAGCCAATCCGATCGCTCGCAGCCTCAGGACGTCACGGACTCGTACTGTCGGTTTGTTGGTCCCTGACCTCGCCATTCCGCTGTTCCCGCCGATTGTGCGTGCTGCCGAGGATGTACTCGTCCAGCATGGCTACGACACCTTCGTCGCCAGCACCGGCGACGATGCCGCACGAGAACAGCGCCTGGTTGATTCGCTGGTGGCACGACAGGTGGACGGCTTGATAGTTGCCACCGGGCGCAGGGATCATGCGCTGGTGGAGCCACTTCGGGACGAGGGAATCAAGATCGTCTGGATCAATCGGCGAGCCGATAGTCCCGACATCGCTGCGGTTATTCCGGACGATCCATCGGGGATGACCCAGGCGGTCGAACACCTCGTCGGGCTGGGTCACACCAGGATTGCCCACCTGGCGGGTCCGTTCAGCACACCGATGGGGGTAATGCGATCGGCGGCATTTCGGCACGCCGCGGGCGACGCTGGGGTTGCCGACGATCCGGCGCTGACCGTCGAATGTGCGGGCTGGTCTGAGGCGGACGGCGCGACTGCGCTGCGTGAGCTGTTGGATCGCGGTGTGGAGTTCACCGCGGTTATCGCTGCCAATGATTTGATCGCCCTGGGCTGCTACGACGTGTTCGCTGAAGCCGGTATCGACTGCCCGGAGCAGATCAGCCTCGTCGGGTACAACGACATCCCATTCTTGGACAAGTTGCGTCCGCCGATGACGTCGGTGCGGATTCCGCAGGCGGCGGTTGGCGCCGAGGCGGCTCGCCTACTGCTTGATTGCATCGAGGAGCCGTCGCGAATGCCGGGTACGGTGTTGATGCCCGTGACTCTCATGGTCCGCGGTTCCACAGCATCGCTCCCGCGGCGGCCGCTGAGGGCAGCCTCCAACCCCACACCGTCTTTCTCGCCCACGTCATGA
- a CDS encoding PE family protein yields the protein MILRVGRQGLAAASAALVALATWLATGYGAALPVPIGVVSAAADPVLLGNAAALSALGDEHAEIAADAIEELACFAIGMGEFGVSYAVGDAVAAWTHVGWGGL from the coding sequence GTGATATTGCGAGTGGGACGCCAAGGTTTGGCAGCGGCCAGCGCGGCACTGGTGGCCCTGGCGACTTGGTTGGCGACCGGATACGGTGCCGCGTTACCAGTGCCTATTGGGGTGGTGTCAGCGGCAGCTGATCCGGTGTTGCTGGGAAACGCAGCCGCTCTTAGCGCCCTGGGCGACGAGCATGCTGAGATAGCCGCCGACGCGATCGAAGAGCTTGCGTGTTTTGCGATCGGGATGGGTGAGTTCGGTGTCAGTTATGCCGTTGGTGATGCCGTGGCGGCGTGGACGCATGTGGGCTGGGGTGGCTTGTGA
- a CDS encoding WXG100 family type VII secretion target, protein MSQIMYNYPAMMAHAGDMSGYAGTLQSLGADIASEQAVLSGAWQGDTGLTYQGWQARWNQAMEDLMRAYHSMAGTHESNTMAMLARDGAETAKWGARLLATLLRQR, encoded by the coding sequence ATGTCGCAGATTATGTACAACTACCCGGCGATGATGGCCCATGCCGGGGACATGTCGGGTTATGCGGGCACGCTGCAGAGCTTGGGGGCCGATATCGCCAGCGAGCAGGCGGTGCTGTCGGGTGCGTGGCAGGGGGATACCGGGTTGACCTATCAGGGTTGGCAGGCGCGGTGGAATCAGGCGATGGAGGATCTGATGCGGGCCTATCATTCGATGGCCGGCACGCATGAGTCCAACACCATGGCCATGCTGGCCCGCGACGGGGCCGAAACCGCCAAATGGGGGGCTAGGCTGCTTGCGACTTTGTTGAGGCAAAGGTAA
- a CDS encoding PPE family protein, whose product MTSAVWMGSSPEVHSALLSSGPGSGPLLAAASAWTSLSAEYFSAADELTAEVVTVEGEVWQGPSAANYAAAHRPYVAWLVKNGADAAAMAAELEAVAAAYSAALAAMPTISELAANHVTHGVLLATNFFGINAIPIAVNEADYARMWVQAATTMATYDAVSTMTVACAPQATVAPRLIHSIGSDALNVASQAAAVPGSWWGFLEDFLYFFVEIFAYAWDSMAVLAFDISDYLEGYVGAYLGDLIGVVVAVIVGFLGGFAYEAVYEAVAALLVAHSASEVIMILLALASVFAVDSVATAVVLGAVAVPLATVAAAIILPIALPLGIDGYVRGSSDLGVGLADAGSESVGVSSDAQSINTPTQLGALARVQSLSGPNDAAALPAVGGIDQGSARVEPSGLSVLGAESGGSRVPMLPSSWDLSWSK is encoded by the coding sequence ATGACATCGGCAGTGTGGATGGGTTCGTCGCCAGAGGTGCATTCGGCGTTGCTGAGTTCGGGTCCGGGTTCGGGGCCGTTGCTGGCTGCGGCGTCGGCGTGGACGTCGCTTAGCGCCGAGTATTTCTCGGCGGCTGACGAACTCACTGCCGAAGTCGTCACTGTTGAAGGCGAGGTGTGGCAGGGGCCGAGTGCCGCGAATTATGCGGCTGCGCACCGGCCGTATGTAGCGTGGTTGGTGAAAAACGGAGCCGACGCCGCTGCGATGGCTGCTGAGCTTGAGGCGGTGGCCGCGGCGTATAGCGCTGCGCTGGCGGCTATGCCCACGATAAGCGAGTTGGCCGCGAATCATGTCACCCATGGTGTGTTGCTAGCGACCAACTTCTTTGGCATCAATGCCATTCCGATCGCCGTCAACGAGGCCGACTATGCGCGCATGTGGGTCCAAGCTGCGACCACCATGGCCACTTATGACGCGGTCTCAACCATGACTGTGGCATGCGCGCCACAAGCGACCGTTGCCCCACGCCTGATCCATTCCATTGGTAGCGACGCCCTGAATGTTGCGTCGCAGGCCGCAGCAGTGCCGGGCAGCTGGTGGGGGTTTTTGGAAGACTTCTTGTACTTTTTCGTCGAGATCTTCGCTTATGCCTGGGATTCTATGGCAGTGCTCGCTTTTGATATCAGTGACTACCTTGAGGGTTATGTCGGTGCGTACCTTGGTGACCTCATCGGCGTGGTGGTAGCAGTGATCGTCGGCTTCTTGGGGGGCTTTGCATATGAAGCTGTGTATGAGGCGGTGGCTGCCCTTCTCGTGGCGCACAGTGCGTCCGAGGTAATCATGATCTTGCTAGCTCTCGCCAGCGTGTTTGCGGTCGATTCCGTCGCGACCGCGGTGGTGCTTGGCGCCGTTGCCGTGCCACTTGCTACCGTCGCTGCCGCGATCATCCTGCCGATTGCATTGCCACTGGGTATTGATGGGTATGTCCGGGGTTCATCGGACCTTGGTGTGGGCTTGGCAGACGCTGGCTCGGAGAGTGTAGGTGTGTCGTCGGATGCTCAAAGCATAAATACACCAACGCAACTGGGCGCCCTTGCGCGTGTTCAGTCGCTGTCTGGGCCGAATGATGCCGCTGCGTTACCAGCGGTGGGGGGTATTGATCAAGGTTCAGCGAGGGTGGAGCCGTCGGGGTTGTCGGTGTTGGGTGCTGAGTCTGGGGGTTCGCGGGTGCCCATGTTGCCGTCGTCGTGGGATCTGAGTTGGTCAAAGTGA